One genomic segment of Catalinimonas alkaloidigena includes these proteins:
- the mscL gene encoding large-conductance mechanosensitive channel protein MscL encodes MGIVKEFKAFAMKGNIIDLAVAVVIGAAFGKIVSSFVNDILMPPIGLLLGGVDFTNLAIVLKAGTEGVDPVTLNYGMFLQTVTDFLIIAVSVFMVIKVYQRMQKKKEAVPTPPPPPTLQESLLIEIRDLLKEERNKPIPPLV; translated from the coding sequence ATGGGAATCGTTAAAGAATTTAAAGCATTTGCCATGAAGGGCAACATCATTGACCTGGCCGTAGCGGTCGTCATTGGCGCTGCTTTTGGTAAGATCGTTTCCTCTTTTGTCAATGATATCCTTATGCCTCCAATCGGCCTGTTGCTGGGCGGCGTTGATTTTACCAACCTGGCTATCGTGCTCAAAGCAGGTACCGAAGGCGTAGATCCTGTCACGCTCAATTATGGTATGTTCCTTCAGACCGTGACTGACTTTCTGATCATTGCGGTTAGTGTATTTATGGTGATCAAAGTTTACCAGAGGATGCAAAAAAAGAAGGAAGCAGTTCCAACACCGCCGCCACCTCCTACTTTGCAGGAATCTTTACTCATAGAGATAAGAGATTTGCTCAAAGAGGAACGCAATAAGCCTATCCCTCCTCTGGTATAA
- a CDS encoding FAD-dependent oxidoreductase yields MSLQKDRRKWLKTSLSASVGASLSPSLLTKAKSVNANFGAKPTAIVAGGGAMGSWTAYFLHKNGYEVSLCDPWGAGNPRASSGGESRLIRYLYGENEVYFRMAMRAMKLWKQEEVQLGKKLLHQTGMLIFCEMPHYEYAEISRPFYEKEGFVLEKIPASELKKAYPFLNTEELNHAIYDPDAGYVLAKESCRALSNFIVQEGGKSVLSTATPTNFQNGKLQGVRLSDGSIKQADTYVFANGPWLKYSFPELLSEKLQITRQPVFFFGAPADFAQKLDKPFPVWMNRDTANQERSYGVYELSSGTFKFAYTQLEEQEINPSLDDRLVRDDEIAHARYLMEKRFAFMKDAPLIDAKVCQHSNTPDKNFILDHHPEANNLWILGGGSGHGFKHGPVIGELSSQSILQQKSIEPAFSLSRLPTLESFTSAHK; encoded by the coding sequence ATGAGTTTGCAAAAAGACAGAAGAAAGTGGTTGAAGACCAGCCTTTCAGCATCAGTAGGGGCAAGCCTTTCCCCTTCCCTACTTACCAAAGCAAAATCAGTCAATGCTAACTTTGGTGCTAAACCCACCGCTATTGTGGCTGGAGGCGGCGCAATGGGAAGCTGGACTGCCTATTTTTTGCACAAAAATGGCTACGAAGTCAGCTTATGTGACCCCTGGGGAGCCGGGAACCCACGTGCCAGCTCAGGAGGGGAAAGCAGGCTAATTCGCTACCTGTACGGAGAAAACGAAGTCTACTTTCGCATGGCAATGCGAGCGATGAAACTCTGGAAACAGGAAGAGGTTCAGCTTGGTAAAAAGCTGCTCCACCAAACGGGCATGCTCATTTTCTGCGAAATGCCTCATTATGAGTACGCTGAAATATCTCGCCCCTTTTATGAGAAGGAAGGTTTTGTGCTGGAAAAGATTCCTGCCTCGGAACTCAAAAAGGCATACCCTTTTCTCAATACCGAAGAGCTCAATCATGCCATTTACGATCCTGATGCAGGTTATGTACTCGCTAAAGAAAGTTGCCGGGCCCTCAGCAATTTTATTGTGCAGGAAGGAGGAAAATCTGTTTTATCTACCGCTACTCCCACGAATTTTCAGAACGGGAAATTACAGGGCGTCCGCCTTTCTGACGGAAGCATCAAGCAGGCTGACACTTATGTTTTTGCCAATGGCCCATGGTTGAAGTATAGTTTCCCGGAACTTCTCTCAGAAAAGCTACAGATTACGCGTCAGCCGGTATTTTTCTTCGGTGCGCCAGCAGATTTTGCCCAAAAGTTAGATAAACCTTTTCCTGTGTGGATGAATCGTGATACCGCTAATCAGGAAAGATCCTATGGGGTATATGAGTTGTCTTCCGGTACTTTCAAGTTTGCTTATACCCAACTGGAAGAACAGGAAATAAACCCCAGCCTAGATGACAGACTTGTGCGTGATGATGAAATTGCGCACGCTCGCTACCTCATGGAGAAGCGCTTCGCTTTCATGAAAGACGCTCCTCTGATAGACGCCAAAGTTTGTCAGCATAGTAACACGCCGGATAAAAATTTTATACTAGATCATCATCCAGAAGCCAATAACCTGTGGATATTGGGAGGAGGCTCAGGACACGGGTTTAAGCATGGTCCGGTGATTGGTGAGCTTAGTAGTCAAAGTATACTTCAGCAAAAAAGTATTGAACCTGCTTTTTCTCTATCACGCTTACCTACGCTGGAAAGTTTCACTTCAGCACATAAGTAA
- a CDS encoding DJ-1/PfpI family protein, with protein MKIAYILFNGITWLDFFGVYDPLTRLQSLKFIPKLQWDLCSFTEKVSDNFGLQVVPTKIRESLSTYDALIVPGGFGTRPLRFDKPFLDWIRTAEPVKQKISVCTGSLVLGAAGFLINRKATTNFQEYETLKPYCKEVVAERIVEDQNIITAGAVSSSLDLGLYLCEKWSGKEAAAQVRKRMAYRG; from the coding sequence ATGAAAATTGCCTATATACTTTTCAATGGTATCACCTGGCTTGACTTTTTTGGTGTATATGATCCCTTGACTCGTTTGCAGTCTTTAAAATTTATCCCAAAACTTCAGTGGGACCTTTGCTCATTTACTGAAAAGGTTTCCGATAACTTTGGTTTGCAGGTAGTGCCTACTAAAATCAGGGAGTCACTGTCTACCTATGATGCTCTCATCGTTCCCGGCGGTTTTGGCACCCGTCCTTTACGTTTTGACAAGCCTTTTCTTGACTGGATTCGTACTGCTGAGCCGGTAAAACAGAAGATATCCGTCTGTACCGGAAGTCTGGTGCTGGGCGCAGCCGGTTTTTTGATCAACCGCAAGGCTACCACTAACTTTCAGGAGTATGAAACCCTAAAGCCTTACTGTAAAGAGGTCGTAGCAGAACGAATTGTAGAAGATCAAAACATCATTACTGCCGGAGCGGTTTCTTCGTCCTTAGACTTGGGTTTATACCTTTGTGAGAAATGGTCAGGAAAAGAAGCGGCAGCTCAGGTAAGAAAGCGAATGGCATACCGTGGCTAA
- a CDS encoding DUF1801 domain-containing protein, protein MITMDAVDTFIQEKQGQQKLILRHLHNLLTDNPGVSPKLRFKIPFYYRKSWICYLNPVKNEGIELVFLRANELSNEQGLLESRGRKQVKGVIFYKLNEIPEQAIHEVVQEALLLDESIPYSSKRKKFR, encoded by the coding sequence ATGATAACTATGGATGCGGTAGACACATTTATTCAGGAAAAACAAGGACAGCAAAAACTTATTCTGCGACATCTTCACAACCTGCTGACCGATAATCCGGGTGTAAGTCCGAAGCTCAGATTTAAGATCCCTTTTTACTACCGGAAGAGTTGGATTTGTTACCTGAACCCGGTGAAAAATGAAGGTATTGAGCTTGTTTTTCTCAGGGCTAATGAGTTATCTAATGAGCAGGGGCTATTAGAAAGCAGAGGACGTAAGCAGGTCAAAGGGGTTATTTTTTATAAGCTTAACGAAATCCCGGAACAGGCAATACATGAGGTCGTGCAGGAAGCCCTCTTGCTGGATGAAAGTATACCTTACTCTTCAAAAAGGAAGAAGTTCCGCTAA
- a CDS encoding RraA family protein — protein MKTFVCNLILLVFFSVGTLQAQPQPALTNEQLIKLYEGLRVADVSDGMDMLGLMDVGLMAPEISPLWKDIENFEHQMVGIAFTVRYVPTNRMQSLGEVSREEYKNFRDQWYTHLSAEPFIEDIRPGDIIVIDNADDGDTGTTGSNNSMIWKSKGAVGIVSAGGVRDTDEIIKQGIPVYMDYFKRGRGIRPGRNELESYNEPVVVGSVYIHPGDVIVADGDGVIVVPRARALEVADAAREEKNIDMAARKKLYEELGLPMDFTVEKENE, from the coding sequence ATGAAAACCTTTGTATGTAATTTAATTCTGCTAGTCTTTTTTAGCGTGGGTACATTGCAGGCCCAGCCACAGCCAGCGCTTACCAATGAGCAACTTATCAAACTTTATGAAGGCCTTAGGGTAGCTGATGTTTCTGATGGCATGGACATGCTTGGACTGATGGATGTGGGCCTTATGGCTCCTGAAATTTCTCCCCTCTGGAAAGACATAGAAAATTTTGAACATCAAATGGTGGGGATCGCTTTTACAGTGCGTTATGTGCCCACTAATCGTATGCAATCTTTAGGAGAGGTATCTCGGGAAGAGTACAAAAATTTTAGAGACCAGTGGTACACCCATCTTTCTGCGGAGCCCTTTATTGAAGACATCCGTCCGGGAGATATCATTGTCATTGATAATGCTGATGATGGTGATACCGGTACCACCGGATCAAATAATAGTATGATCTGGAAAAGTAAGGGCGCAGTAGGTATCGTATCTGCCGGGGGAGTACGGGATACCGATGAAATCATCAAGCAGGGCATTCCGGTGTACATGGATTATTTTAAGCGGGGCAGAGGCATCCGCCCGGGTCGTAATGAACTGGAGTCATATAATGAGCCTGTCGTAGTAGGGAGTGTATATATTCATCCCGGCGATGTGATCGTAGCCGATGGAGATGGGGTCATTGTAGTACCCAGAGCGCGTGCATTAGAGGTCGCCGACGCTGCTCGTGAGGAAAAGAATATTGATATGGCCGCCCGTAAGAAACTCTATGAGGAACTAGGCTTACCGATGGACTTCACCGTAGAAAAAGAAAACGAATAA
- a CDS encoding SusC/RagA family TonB-linked outer membrane protein — protein sequence MQGNSTHFGNRRWLIGWIAVLFILCNATTVWAQSKTISGKVTSTEEGEALPGVNVVVKGTTNGTITNVDGSYSLSIEPDAETLVFSFIGLISQEVAIGNKSVVDVQMSSDTKQLSEVVVTALGFEEDADNSGVAFSKVEGESLVKSGESTLINGLSGKAAGVQISRSSGDPGAGTYIQIRGQNTITGETQPLIVIDGIPMSNTNGAPNADKANSGENTGGVRQQSRLNDINPADIASMQILKGASAAALWGSRAANGVILITTKKGRDDGKVDISFRSTLSLDKVNVLHPLQNKFGQGEGGIYSPTSSRSFGDKISERSGGADVQITDPAAAGYSGFFEAPDGTRYYAIPAGTPENPSGGKNSTETFNSVREDQVFQTGYYLDNYLSISGGNENSRFFLSLGDLNQEGIYVGVSDYRRSTIRLNADRKFGDILKVSGNATYARTTSNRIQTGSNVNGLYLGMLRAAPDFNGTDYIGDYYSSPEAAPVPNSQRSYRRYLGNGNPIYNNPLWTIKELQNSTLVNRLIMNSEVTLKPLQWFELIARGGVDTYDDVRKTYFPVSSAGSNYNGNYREELFKETQLNFDVIARFDAMLTSNISSSYLVGWNINDRTYTRLGGEMQNFLIPGGPSDFSNAVGANRFPDDTETIIRSTRTYGTANFGFYDQLFLNMTGAFESASSFGADNMTFFYPSVDFAWQFTELPLMQNIGFLSFGKLRGGYGEVGVQPDPHRTGTDFIAVDDEFGSWGSLLSGVGYGNGAFVQSNQQGDPDLKPEIKTEWEIGTDLRFFNDRLTAGFTYYENEINDLLLEVSVAPSIGFTERYTNAGSMENKGWEADLSLTLFSNNDWNVSLYGNANRNINRVTSLGSSEGDVITLGGFSTLTSSVAAVGYPLSSLFGGQYARNTDGSLDLTEDGFPKVAPDFGIIGDPNPDWRGGFGTAISWKGFSLDVLFEIFQGSNFAPNTKSVLYNFGVHEDTGNEIIVPDGGLVNYAGNTIPEGTLVRGNIRDFGGGPVILDESWYTTLGQGFSNLQEQFIVDGSWTRLRQLSLSYRLNTPGFREATKLKGVEFSFTGRNLLLWTEVVGIDPETSLDGATNARGQDYFNNPGTQSYVFSIKIDY from the coding sequence ATGCAAGGAAACTCTACGCATTTTGGCAATCGCCGATGGCTCATTGGATGGATTGCTGTTCTTTTTATTTTATGCAATGCCACGACGGTTTGGGCTCAATCCAAAACCATCAGCGGGAAAGTGACTTCTACTGAAGAAGGAGAGGCACTACCGGGTGTAAACGTAGTGGTAAAAGGTACCACAAATGGTACGATCACTAACGTAGATGGCAGTTATTCTCTTTCCATTGAACCAGATGCTGAAACCCTGGTTTTTTCGTTTATCGGATTGATAAGCCAGGAAGTAGCCATTGGCAATAAATCCGTAGTAGATGTTCAGATGTCTTCTGACACCAAGCAGCTTTCAGAAGTGGTAGTCACCGCACTGGGCTTCGAGGAAGATGCTGACAACAGCGGAGTAGCCTTCTCAAAAGTAGAAGGAGAGTCACTGGTAAAATCAGGGGAAAGCACGCTGATCAATGGTTTATCGGGCAAAGCTGCCGGGGTACAAATATCCCGTTCCAGCGGTGACCCGGGAGCAGGTACTTACATTCAGATTCGTGGACAAAACACGATCACCGGTGAGACGCAACCCCTCATTGTGATTGACGGAATCCCGATGAGCAATACCAATGGTGCTCCTAATGCTGATAAAGCCAACAGCGGCGAGAATACCGGAGGGGTAAGACAGCAGTCTCGCCTTAATGACATCAACCCTGCAGATATTGCTTCTATGCAGATTCTGAAAGGAGCATCTGCCGCAGCCCTCTGGGGTTCTCGTGCTGCCAATGGTGTGATTCTGATCACTACCAAAAAAGGCCGTGATGATGGCAAAGTAGATATCTCTTTCCGCTCTACCTTGTCATTGGATAAGGTGAATGTGCTTCATCCCTTGCAGAACAAATTCGGTCAGGGTGAAGGCGGTATCTACAGCCCCACATCTTCCCGTTCATTTGGTGACAAAATCTCTGAGCGTAGCGGTGGTGCTGATGTCCAGATCACCGATCCCGCAGCGGCAGGGTACTCAGGATTCTTTGAAGCTCCTGATGGTACTCGTTACTATGCCATACCTGCCGGCACTCCCGAAAATCCATCCGGAGGAAAGAACTCCACAGAAACTTTCAATAGCGTAAGAGAAGATCAGGTATTCCAGACCGGTTATTACCTGGACAATTACCTTAGCATCAGTGGAGGCAATGAGAACAGCAGGTTCTTCTTAAGTCTGGGTGACTTAAACCAGGAAGGCATTTATGTTGGAGTAAGTGATTATCGCCGTAGTACAATCCGCCTCAATGCCGACCGTAAGTTTGGAGACATCCTTAAAGTGTCTGGGAATGCGACTTACGCGCGTACTACATCAAACCGAATACAAACCGGCTCAAACGTAAACGGGCTCTACCTGGGTATGTTAAGGGCAGCACCTGATTTTAATGGCACTGACTATATCGGAGACTATTACTCTTCTCCTGAAGCTGCCCCGGTGCCTAACAGCCAGCGATCATATCGCCGTTACCTGGGCAATGGTAATCCTATTTATAATAATCCGCTGTGGACGATCAAAGAGCTACAAAACTCAACGCTGGTCAACCGCTTGATTATGAACAGTGAAGTTACGCTAAAACCCTTACAGTGGTTTGAGCTAATCGCCAGAGGTGGTGTGGATACTTATGATGATGTCAGAAAAACATACTTCCCCGTTAGTTCAGCCGGTTCCAACTATAATGGTAATTACCGGGAAGAGCTTTTCAAAGAAACACAGCTCAACTTTGACGTTATTGCTCGTTTCGACGCGATGCTCACTTCCAATATCAGCAGCAGTTATCTGGTAGGTTGGAACATTAACGACCGTACCTATACCCGCCTGGGAGGTGAAATGCAGAACTTCCTGATTCCCGGTGGACCAAGTGATTTCTCCAATGCAGTGGGAGCCAATCGTTTCCCTGATGATACCGAGACGATCATCCGCAGTACCAGAACATACGGTACGGCTAACTTCGGGTTCTACGACCAGTTGTTCCTGAATATGACCGGGGCTTTTGAGTCAGCTTCTTCTTTCGGGGCCGATAATATGACATTCTTCTACCCTTCTGTAGATTTTGCCTGGCAGTTTACCGAATTACCCTTGATGCAAAACATAGGCTTTTTGAGCTTCGGTAAGTTAAGAGGGGGATACGGAGAAGTAGGTGTTCAGCCTGACCCTCACCGTACCGGTACGGACTTTATCGCAGTAGATGATGAGTTCGGAAGCTGGGGTTCGCTCCTATCCGGTGTAGGCTATGGCAACGGCGCTTTTGTGCAGAGCAATCAGCAGGGTGACCCTGACCTGAAGCCTGAGATCAAAACAGAGTGGGAAATCGGAACGGACTTACGTTTCTTTAACGATCGCCTTACTGCCGGATTCACTTATTATGAAAACGAGATCAATGACCTATTACTGGAAGTATCAGTAGCACCTTCCATAGGGTTTACAGAAAGATATACGAACGCCGGTAGTATGGAGAATAAAGGGTGGGAAGCCGACTTGAGCTTAACCCTCTTCAGCAATAATGACTGGAATGTAAGCCTTTACGGTAATGCTAACCGAAACATCAACCGCGTAACCAGCCTTGGCTCCAGCGAAGGGGATGTCATTACGCTGGGGGGCTTCAGCACCTTGACCAGTTCAGTAGCAGCAGTAGGTTATCCGCTATCTTCACTATTTGGCGGTCAGTATGCCCGAAATACTGATGGTTCCCTTGATCTTACCGAAGACGGCTTCCCTAAGGTTGCTCCGGACTTTGGCATTATCGGAGATCCTAACCCTGACTGGCGTGGAGGCTTCGGTACTGCCATCTCCTGGAAAGGCTTCTCATTAGATGTATTGTTTGAAATATTCCAGGGCTCCAATTTTGCCCCTAACACCAAATCTGTACTTTATAACTTTGGTGTCCATGAAGATACCGGAAACGAAATCATTGTTCCTGATGGTGGTTTGGTCAATTATGCGGGCAACACGATTCCTGAAGGCACTTTAGTAAGAGGAAATATACGTGATTTCGGAGGAGGTCCGGTAATACTGGATGAAAGCTGGTATACTACCTTGGGTCAGGGTTTTAGTAATTTGCAGGAGCAGTTTATCGTAGATGGAAGCTGGACCCGACTACGTCAGCTCTCTTTATCTTACCGTCTGAACACCCCGGGTTTCAGAGAAGCCACTAAACTGAAAGGCGTAGAGTTTTCTTTTACCGGCAGAAACCTGCTGCTCTGGACGGAGGTCGTAGGGATTGACCCTGAAACCTCACTGGATGGGGCTACCAACGCACGGGGGCAAGACTACTTCAATAATCCCGGCACCCAATCTTATGTCTTCTCTATCAAAATTGACTACTAA
- a CDS encoding alpha/beta hydrolase has product MHLNKSLLLIFFCLLSTPVIRAQEAVDSLFLWPEGAPGAMGQEEKDQPMLIRYPAPENIATGAAVVVCPGGGYNMLAMDHEGHQIARWLNSFGVSAYILTYRLGRNGYKHPIPMNDGKRAIRTVRANAADWNIDEERIGVLGFSAGGHMASTLGTHFDAGMEGASDPVDQESSRPDFMVLLYPVISFTEDYQHSGSRVSLLGEDADPATVRLLSNELQVTDDTPPAFLVHTTEDQSVPPENSIYFYLELKKRNIPVEMHIFEKGRHGLGMGAPGTAFSSWPGLCEEWMLERGYLND; this is encoded by the coding sequence ATGCACCTGAACAAATCTTTGCTACTCATTTTTTTCTGTTTATTGAGCACGCCAGTAATACGGGCTCAGGAAGCTGTAGATAGTCTGTTTCTCTGGCCGGAAGGCGCCCCTGGTGCTATGGGACAGGAAGAAAAAGACCAACCCATGCTGATTCGCTACCCTGCCCCCGAAAATATAGCTACTGGTGCTGCAGTGGTTGTATGTCCGGGAGGCGGATATAATATGTTGGCCATGGATCATGAAGGACACCAAATTGCCCGCTGGCTTAATAGCTTTGGGGTGTCTGCCTATATTTTGACTTATCGCCTGGGACGTAACGGCTATAAGCATCCTATCCCGATGAACGATGGCAAGCGAGCCATACGAACGGTGAGGGCAAATGCTGCAGACTGGAATATAGATGAAGAGCGTATTGGCGTGCTGGGCTTCTCCGCAGGAGGTCATATGGCATCTACTCTGGGTACTCACTTTGATGCAGGTATGGAAGGGGCTTCGGACCCCGTTGATCAGGAAAGCAGTCGCCCAGATTTTATGGTTTTACTATATCCGGTGATTTCTTTCACTGAAGATTATCAACATAGTGGTTCACGTGTCTCATTGCTGGGAGAAGATGCTGACCCCGCCACGGTGCGTCTGCTTTCTAATGAGTTACAGGTTACAGACGATACACCTCCTGCTTTTTTAGTACATACTACTGAAGATCAGTCGGTTCCTCCAGAAAACAGCATCTACTTTTATCTGGAACTGAAGAAGAGAAACATCCCGGTTGAGATGCATATTTTTGAAAAAGGCAGACACGGACTTGGGATGGGCGCGCCCGGTACGGCTTTCTCCAGTTGGCCGGGGCTTTGTGAAGAGTGGATGCTGGAACGCGGCTACCTGAACGATTAA
- a CDS encoding DUF6940 family protein translates to MWKATSETLQKGKVFKYYLSERDHQLTFSNVLRLWQESIAFCDFFSSILAEAPFSAFFWECPPLTKSSILRPFEFVLVNSLQLSKVEPDTEAFRQYFSHTDQPVCDFCNLGRDAHLLVPVPESTAHHYPHLATFVRHADTKQQRALWERLGKLI, encoded by the coding sequence ATGTGGAAGGCTACGTCGGAAACTTTACAAAAAGGAAAGGTATTTAAGTATTATTTGTCAGAGCGTGACCATCAACTTACATTTTCTAATGTGCTTCGTCTTTGGCAGGAGAGTATTGCATTTTGTGATTTCTTTAGCTCAATACTGGCAGAAGCCCCTTTTTCAGCATTTTTTTGGGAGTGTCCTCCACTTACAAAATCGTCGATCTTACGCCCCTTTGAGTTTGTACTGGTAAATAGCCTTCAGCTTTCTAAAGTAGAACCTGATACAGAAGCATTTAGGCAATACTTTTCCCATACTGATCAGCCCGTATGTGATTTCTGCAATCTGGGGAGAGATGCGCATCTGCTGGTTCCTGTTCCGGAAAGTACAGCACATCACTACCCTCATCTGGCCACCTTTGTGCGCCATGCGGATACGAAACAGCAAAGGGCGCTTTGGGAGCGTTTAGGTAAATTAATTTAA
- a CDS encoding SusD/RagB family nutrient-binding outer membrane lipoprotein, protein MKKIAIYLFLICFSFACESVVEGLNDDPNNPSDAPAELIFTGVQIANATTHEGLTARLAAMWSSQIKGVDRQWGDFQAYNVGGSNFSNMWDNVYYGTLRNSRLVLDKVEPQGLRVFAGMTKVTQAHCIGNATALWGDVPFSQAALIEEFETPLFDPQSDIYAELQALLDEAIADLESGIGIPGSGTDIFYDASPSLWIEAAYTLKARFYMDTKQYDLAAQAAENGISTFANSMYMPHGTTNDVDINMYWDFLGPSRGGDIAAEDDQGAAYLVELLNPESTGYRGHAKTDESARFNYYYVLAENARNTPGKTEPNTFSTALGDTVNGFFAQDASFPLITYQENLLTLAETAVRNGSFDEGLAHLNEYRAFLNSGGYIDPTYQESFTFSYMPFTAADFASGGIENPDGLSDSDALLKEIVEERYVTFYGQTIAWNDERRTRGSVTEIPISPNIGNELPWRFIYSQDEINGNPNVPKPVPGAFVNMSIYE, encoded by the coding sequence ATGAAAAAAATTGCGATATATCTTTTCTTGATTTGCTTCAGCTTCGCCTGCGAAAGCGTGGTTGAAGGCCTAAATGATGATCCTAATAATCCTTCAGATGCTCCTGCAGAGCTAATCTTTACGGGGGTTCAGATCGCCAACGCAACTACCCATGAAGGACTCACTGCCCGCCTTGCGGCCATGTGGAGTAGCCAGATCAAAGGGGTAGACCGGCAGTGGGGCGACTTTCAGGCGTACAATGTGGGAGGCTCAAATTTCTCCAACATGTGGGATAATGTATACTATGGCACTTTGCGTAACTCTCGCCTGGTTTTAGACAAAGTAGAGCCCCAGGGCTTAAGGGTCTTTGCTGGTATGACCAAAGTAACGCAGGCTCACTGCATAGGCAATGCTACTGCGCTCTGGGGCGATGTCCCTTTCAGCCAGGCAGCCCTGATAGAAGAGTTTGAAACCCCGCTTTTTGACCCTCAGTCAGATATCTATGCTGAGCTGCAAGCCCTGCTCGATGAAGCGATTGCCGACCTGGAAAGCGGGATTGGGATCCCCGGAAGCGGCACTGATATTTTCTATGATGCCTCCCCCAGTCTGTGGATAGAAGCTGCCTATACCCTAAAAGCACGCTTCTACATGGATACCAAGCAATATGATCTGGCTGCCCAGGCTGCTGAAAATGGGATCAGTACTTTTGCCAATTCCATGTATATGCCTCATGGTACTACCAATGACGTAGATATCAATATGTACTGGGACTTTCTTGGCCCTTCCCGCGGAGGGGATATCGCTGCTGAAGACGATCAGGGAGCTGCTTATCTGGTTGAGCTGCTCAATCCTGAAAGTACTGGCTATCGTGGTCACGCCAAAACGGATGAAAGTGCCCGCTTTAATTATTACTACGTATTGGCAGAAAACGCTCGTAACACGCCTGGTAAAACTGAGCCGAACACTTTCTCAACAGCCCTGGGCGATACCGTTAATGGCTTCTTTGCACAGGATGCCTCTTTTCCTCTGATTACTTATCAGGAGAACTTACTTACTTTGGCTGAAACCGCTGTACGTAACGGAAGCTTTGATGAAGGCCTTGCTCACCTCAATGAATATAGAGCATTCCTGAATAGTGGAGGATATATTGATCCCACATATCAGGAGAGTTTCACCTTCTCATATATGCCATTTACAGCAGCAGATTTTGCCAGTGGAGGTATTGAAAACCCGGATGGGCTTTCAGATAGTGATGCGCTCCTGAAAGAGATTGTAGAAGAAAGGTATGTAACATTCTACGGTCAAACTATTGCCTGGAATGATGAACGTCGCACCAGAGGATCGGTAACGGAAATTCCTATTAGTCCTAATATTGGCAATGAGCTTCCCTGGAGATTTATTTACTCGCAGGATGAGATCAATGGCAACCCTAATGTTCCTAAGCCTGTACCTGGCGCTTTCGTAAACATGAGCATATACGAATAG
- a CDS encoding DUF819 family protein, protein MLLVMLLASRLLNISLEALPFASVANVGGNATSAPMATTFGLRKSHYSRCADGDFRQCHWHFCRHRDWPAPSLSPLFR, encoded by the coding sequence ATTCTGCTGGTGATGCTACTTGCTTCACGTTTGCTGAACATTAGCCTGGAAGCACTACCCTTCGCCTCCGTTGCCAACGTAGGAGGTAATGCTACTTCTGCTCCTATGGCTACCACCTTTGGACTAAGAAAAAGCCATTACTCCCGCTGTGCTGATGGGGACTTCAGGCAATGTCATTGGCACTTTTGTAGGCATCGGGATTGGCCTGCCCCTTCGCTAAGCCCTTTGTTCAGATGA
- a CDS encoding class I SAM-dependent methyltransferase produces the protein MKADERFTNRVENYHLYRPTYADKLLKDLENLKNPSGVNRIAEIGSGTGILSKQLLQAEWGVTGIEPNDAMRTVAEAKLKQFPDFYSIKGSAETTTLAADSIGIVLAAQAFHWFDPEAARKEFMRILRAKGKVVLVWNIRQHSTEFLKAYEDFLHRYSTDYQLVDHQRFDWKGVAYFFRNQYQRKEAPNSQLMDWQHLWGYYKSCSYALTQEHTDFDQSKTALHKIFDKYARRGHVDMFFHTIWYKGSLS, from the coding sequence ATGAAAGCTGATGAACGCTTTACCAACAGAGTAGAGAACTACCATCTTTACCGTCCTACTTATGCTGATAAATTGCTGAAAGATCTGGAAAATCTTAAAAACCCATCCGGAGTAAACAGAATTGCTGAGATTGGATCAGGTACCGGAATACTAAGTAAGCAACTACTACAAGCAGAATGGGGAGTGACAGGTATTGAGCCTAATGATGCCATGCGTACAGTGGCAGAAGCGAAGCTTAAGCAGTTTCCTGATTTCTACAGTATCAAAGGCTCCGCTGAAACGACTACTTTAGCTGCTGACAGCATCGGTATAGTATTGGCAGCCCAGGCATTTCACTGGTTTGACCCGGAGGCTGCCCGGAAAGAATTTATGCGTATCCTCAGAGCAAAGGGTAAAGTGGTGCTGGTATGGAATATTCGGCAGCATTCCACAGAATTTCTGAAAGCTTATGAAGATTTTCTACATCGCTACTCTACAGATTACCAATTGGTGGATCATCAGCGTTTTGACTGGAAAGGAGTAGCATATTTTTTCAGGAATCAATATCAGCGTAAGGAAGCTCCTAATTCGCAACTCATGGACTGGCAGCATCTCTGGGGCTACTATAAGTCCTGCTCCTATGCCTTAACACAAGAGCATACTGATTTTGATCAAAGTAAAACAGCACTGCATAAAATCTTTGATAAGTATGCCCGGCGAGGACATGTTGATATGTTTTTCCACACCATCTGGTACAAAGGGAGCTTATCTTAG